From a single Nostoc edaphicum CCNP1411 genomic region:
- a CDS encoding FG-GAP-like repeat-containing protein, which produces MSNQNIIFIDQAVIDYESLIAGIQPGTSVVILDSARDGVEQITQALQGGKYQSVQIISHGNSGSLQLGATLLNVNNLNSYTNQLQQWKNYLTEDSDILLYGCNVASFDQTFLQLLSQITGADVAASDDITGNAELGGDWDLEVKIGEIESDLALASKVVMAYDSILASNTAPILNNTGNPRLAAIAQDVTDINNSGTLISAILSRGAGGDPITDADTGAVEGIAVIGVDNTNGTWQYSINDGGNWINLVVSDTSATLLRDTEKIRFVPNSGYKGTAEFAFRAWDTSDGNINGATNIVTGAGGGTTAYSSDTEIASISIIHNTFNVGLRPYSIVVGDFDKDGNTDLVTANKSSSTVSVLLGNGNGTFKSASNFSTVGFNGLSPSSVAVADFNKDGKLDLVTANNLSNNISVLLGKGDGSFQAAVNFALDSASAPISIVVGDFNDDGKSDIVTVNNASQNISLLLGNGTGGFATAKNFKVPSRPTSVTVGDFNKDGKSDLAVTSSYFNNVSVLLGNGDGTFNSATQFDVGANPNSVVVGDFNKDNKLDLAVANYDSNNISILLGNGAGSFGIATNFDVGLNPASVTVIDFDNDGNSDLAVANAGSDTVSVLLGDGNGGFGIATNFAVGTKPYSLTVSDFNKDGKSDLVVANSESKNVSLVNADDETYEPVPPQPILINEILFDPPSADTSKEYIELRGTPGAILAPGTYLVGIEGDSTTNPGNVQDIFDLSGKQFGSNGLLVLLQKGNSYAVNPNTNVVTNTGTGAGWGSGTSSSLGHIGQANATDIENGSVNFFLIQTTTAPNLTNDIDSDNNGIADGAIYSNWTVLDSVSVLDGDATDIAYGSIVFRKGSVGSVPTNAAVIDTSFITGYVGRSGDTTGSTASDWVASLITGTAPNFSLGNAANTLPGNFASQPLNHIGDTNFAPSTNINYDISTASQTVTEGNSGSQTITFTVTRSGDTAVASTINYAFDGTATFGSDYNAIKVAGVTSTISGVVIFAAGETTKSITLNVLGEKVTEVDETINLTLSHPNQQDPITNPASVTIVNDDNPPTISIANKSGSESIGNFSFTVQLSNASTDVITVDYNTSNDTAIAGVDYTPLTGTLTFNPGVTTQTITIPILDDLVAESSERFFVNLTNPTNATISDSQAIGTISDNDIAGVTISPTTGLVTTEAGGTANFSIQLDSQPTADVTFNLSSSKVSEGTVSVSSVIFTAANWNTPQIITVTGVDDGIADDNITYQIITAKAVSSDTKYNNIINPDDIDVVNIKNGNQINSIITGTSKPDNPIQGTSSDDLIFGFAGNDVIVGGLGNDRIYGGFGTDNLTGGAGNDIFVIVKGEGRDTIKDFNINEDLISLSGGLTYSGLSITQSGNDTLIKVTAGSTNFALLTGIMASTLNASHFITE; this is translated from the coding sequence ATGTCAAATCAAAATATTATTTTTATTGATCAAGCAGTTATCGACTACGAAAGCTTGATTGCTGGCATCCAACCAGGCACTAGTGTAGTAATCCTTGACTCCGCTAGGGATGGGGTAGAACAAATCACTCAAGCTTTGCAAGGTGGCAAATACCAATCAGTTCAAATTATCTCCCACGGCAATAGCGGAAGTTTGCAATTAGGGGCAACCTTACTCAATGTCAACAATTTGAACTCCTACACCAATCAATTGCAGCAGTGGAAAAATTATTTAACTGAGGATTCCGACATTCTGCTTTATGGTTGCAATGTGGCATCTTTCGATCAAACTTTTTTGCAGCTTTTGAGCCAAATCACAGGCGCAGATGTGGCAGCTTCGGATGATATTACAGGTAATGCCGAGTTGGGAGGCGACTGGGATTTAGAAGTGAAGATTGGAGAAATTGAGTCAGATTTAGCCTTGGCATCAAAGGTCGTGATGGCTTACGACTCAATTTTAGCCTCCAACACAGCACCAATACTAAACAACACCGGTAATCCCAGACTGGCTGCCATTGCTCAAGACGTAACTGATATCAATAACTCAGGCACTTTAATTTCCGCCATCCTTTCTAGAGGTGCAGGTGGCGACCCCATTACCGATGCTGACACAGGTGCAGTAGAAGGAATTGCCGTCATTGGTGTAGATAATACCAACGGTACTTGGCAATACTCCATAAATGACGGTGGCAACTGGATTAATTTGGTTGTATCCGATACTTCTGCTACATTGCTCAGAGATACAGAAAAAATTCGTTTTGTCCCCAACTCTGGCTACAAGGGCACAGCGGAATTCGCTTTTCGCGCTTGGGATACCTCAGACGGCAACATTAATGGTGCTACTAACATAGTCACTGGCGCTGGTGGAGGTACAACAGCTTACAGTAGTGATACGGAGATTGCTAGCATTTCGATTATACATAACACTTTTAATGTGGGATTAAGACCCTACTCTATTGTTGTTGGCGACTTTGACAAAGATGGTAATACCGATTTGGTAACGGCAAACAAGTCCTCCAGCACCGTTTCGGTACTTTTGGGAAATGGTAATGGCACTTTTAAGTCTGCTAGCAACTTTAGTACGGTGGGGTTCAATGGCTTAAGTCCTTCTTCTGTCGCTGTAGCTGACTTCAACAAAGATGGGAAATTGGATCTGGTAACGGCAAATAATCTGTCGAATAACATTTCAGTACTGCTTGGCAAGGGCGATGGCAGCTTTCAAGCTGCTGTAAATTTTGCTTTGGATTCAGCCTCAGCACCGATATCTATTGTAGTGGGGGACTTCAACGACGATGGAAAATCTGACATAGTAACGGTAAACAACGCTTCCCAAAATATTTCACTGCTGTTGGGAAATGGTACTGGTGGTTTTGCAACTGCCAAAAACTTTAAAGTTCCCAGTCGTCCCACTTCCGTCACAGTAGGCGATTTCAACAAGGATGGAAAATCTGATCTAGCGGTGACGAGTTCTTACTTCAACAACGTCTCAGTGCTGTTGGGTAACGGTGATGGCACTTTTAACTCAGCTACCCAATTTGATGTCGGAGCAAATCCCAATTCCGTCGTTGTAGGCGATTTCAATAAAGACAACAAATTGGATTTGGCAGTGGCAAATTATGACTCTAACAATATCTCTATTCTGTTGGGTAATGGGGCTGGCAGCTTTGGAATTGCCACTAACTTTGATGTAGGGTTAAATCCTGCATCCGTTACAGTGATTGACTTCGATAATGATGGTAACTCTGACCTAGCAGTGGCAAATGCAGGCTCAGACACGGTTTCAGTGCTGCTGGGAGATGGCAATGGTGGCTTTGGAATTGCCACGAACTTTGCCGTGGGGACAAAACCCTATTCTCTCACCGTAAGCGATTTCAACAAGGATGGTAAATCTGACTTGGTAGTGGCAAACAGCGAATCTAAAAACGTTTCGCTGGTAAACGCTGATGATGAAACTTATGAACCTGTTCCCCCTCAACCGATACTTATCAACGAAATTCTGTTTGATCCTCCAAGTGCAGATACCTCGAAAGAATATATCGAACTGCGTGGTACTCCCGGTGCGATTCTAGCACCTGGAACTTATTTAGTTGGGATTGAGGGTGATTCCACTACTAACCCCGGCAATGTTCAAGATATTTTTGATTTGTCTGGTAAGCAGTTTGGTAGCAATGGATTGCTAGTTCTGTTGCAAAAAGGCAATAGTTATGCAGTTAACCCCAATACAAATGTAGTAACTAATACTGGAACTGGAGCCGGATGGGGAAGTGGAACCTCAAGTTCACTCGGTCACATTGGTCAAGCGAATGCAACTGACATCGAAAATGGGTCTGTTAATTTCTTTCTGATTCAAACTACTACTGCACCAAACCTAACCAATGATATTGACTCGGATAACAATGGTATTGCGGATGGTGCTATTTACTCAAATTGGACTGTGCTGGATTCAGTTTCGGTTTTAGATGGGGATGCTACAGACATAGCATACGGCTCGATTGTATTTAGAAAAGGTTCTGTCGGTTCAGTTCCAACGAATGCCGCAGTTATTGACACCTCATTTATTACTGGATATGTAGGACGTTCAGGTGACACTACTGGTTCAACAGCTTCGGATTGGGTAGCAAGTCTAATCACTGGCACAGCACCAAATTTTTCATTAGGTAATGCTGCTAACACTTTACCTGGAAACTTTGCTAGTCAGCCATTAAATCACATAGGGGATACTAACTTTGCTCCTTCTACTAATATCAATTACGACATTTCAACTGCTAGCCAAACTGTGACTGAGGGTAATAGTGGTAGCCAAACTATTACTTTCACAGTGACTCGTAGTGGCGATACTGCCGTTGCCAGTACCATAAATTATGCTTTCGATGGCACGGCAACTTTTGGCAGTGATTACAACGCCATTAAGGTTGCAGGTGTAACAAGTACTATATCTGGAGTTGTAATTTTTGCTGCTGGAGAAACAACAAAGAGTATTACATTAAACGTTCTGGGTGAAAAGGTGACTGAAGTTGATGAAACCATTAATCTGACGTTGAGTCACCCCAACCAGCAAGATCCTATTACCAATCCAGCTTCAGTTACTATAGTTAACGATGACAATCCGCCCACTATCTCCATCGCAAATAAAAGTGGTAGCGAAAGCATTGGTAACTTCTCTTTTACTGTCCAACTCTCCAACGCAAGTACTGATGTAATCACAGTCGATTACAACACTAGTAATGATACTGCGATCGCTGGCGTTGATTACACCCCACTCACAGGAACCCTCACTTTTAACCCTGGAGTTACTACTCAAACAATCACGATACCGATTCTCGATGATTTAGTTGCCGAATCCAGTGAGCGCTTTTTTGTCAATCTCACAAACCCCACCAATGCCACCATTAGTGATAGCCAAGCTATTGGTACTATTTCTGACAACGATATAGCAGGTGTTACTATCTCTCCTACAACTGGGCTAGTAACTACCGAAGCTGGTGGCACAGCTAACTTCAGTATTCAACTCGATAGCCAACCCACTGCTGATGTCACCTTCAATTTGAGTAGTTCCAAGGTGAGTGAAGGTACTGTTTCAGTTTCTAGCGTGATATTTACCGCAGCTAACTGGAATACGCCCCAAATCATCACGGTTACAGGTGTTGATGATGGCATTGCAGATGACAATATTACTTACCAAATTATTACTGCCAAAGCAGTTAGTAGTGATACCAAATATAACAACATTATCAATCCTGATGATATTGATGTCGTTAACATTAAAAATGGTAATCAAATTAATAGCATTATCACTGGTACATCTAAGCCTGATAACCCTATACAGGGAACTAGCTCAGACGACCTGATTTTTGGTTTTGCTGGTAATGATGTGATTGTCGGCGGGCTAGGAAACGATCGCATTTATGGTGGTTTTGGTACTGATAATCTTACAGGTGGTGCAGGTAATGATATCTTTGTGATTGTCAAAGGTGAAGGTAGAGATACTATCAAAGATTTCAACATTAATGAAGATTTGATTTCTTTATCAGGTGGTTTAACCTACTCAGGTTTGTCTATTACTCAAAGTGGCAATGATACCTTGATTAAGGTTACTGCTGGTAGCACTAATTTTGCTTTGTTAACTGGAATTATGGCATCAACTTTAAACGCTAGTCATTTCATTACTGAGTAA